The uncultured Fretibacterium sp. genome has a segment encoding these proteins:
- a CDS encoding CRISPR-associated protein, whose amino-acid sequence MMALTVTTCGTSLLTNGADREDIPFLRNNANKREEEYSAEDRSRLLALVEERRGRLFSARDEAEIRRLSAELNGFIGCYRRAGDLADAAGDMHFLICTDTFQGRLTANLLSEWGKERGINMTVQPIEDLNTRDMSAFRLGINNLVEWCSATLPGYRQSSWRILFNLVGGFKSLQGYMQALGMFYADETLYIFEAGGELLSIPRLPVDFNESARRSVVDNFSVARRLTWQSLPLEQCSGLPETMLDIVDGECTFSAWGKLMFEQVSAKLYGERLLPPLSDRIRFSSATESEAGDLDPDKKVLLNRAIDNLSRYLENGTNLSSFHFRPLAGEPKQKSTHEFNLWSTQNAWRGFCHYEEGKKIIVVDSIDAGIGH is encoded by the coding sequence ATGATGGCGTTGACGGTGACCACCTGCGGAACCAGTCTCCTGACGAATGGAGCGGACCGGGAGGATATTCCTTTTCTTCGGAATAACGCCAACAAGCGGGAGGAGGAGTACAGCGCGGAGGACAGGAGCAGACTGCTGGCGTTGGTGGAGGAAAGGCGCGGGCGCCTTTTCTCCGCGAGGGATGAGGCGGAGATCCGCAGGCTCTCGGCGGAATTGAACGGCTTTATCGGGTGCTATCGCAGGGCCGGAGATTTGGCGGACGCGGCCGGCGATATGCATTTCCTGATCTGCACCGATACCTTCCAGGGACGCCTCACCGCGAACTTGTTGAGCGAATGGGGGAAAGAACGTGGCATTAATATGACCGTCCAGCCGATCGAGGACCTGAACACCCGCGATATGAGCGCTTTTAGGCTTGGGATCAACAATCTGGTGGAGTGGTGCAGCGCGACACTGCCGGGATATCGCCAATCGTCGTGGCGCATTCTGTTCAACCTCGTTGGGGGATTCAAGTCGCTTCAGGGCTACATGCAGGCCCTGGGGATGTTCTACGCGGACGAGACCCTCTATATTTTTGAGGCTGGCGGGGAGCTTCTGAGCATCCCAAGGCTGCCGGTAGACTTTAACGAGAGCGCCAGGCGGTCGGTCGTGGACAACTTCTCCGTTGCCCGGCGCCTGACGTGGCAGTCCCTTCCCCTGGAGCAGTGCTCCGGGCTGCCCGAGACGATGCTGGATATTGTTGACGGCGAGTGCACCTTCTCCGCCTGGGGAAAATTGATGTTCGAGCAGGTTTCGGCGAAATTGTACGGCGAGAGGTTGCTCCCTCCCCTGTCGGACCGAATCCGTTTCAGCAGCGCAACGGAGAGCGAGGCTGGGGATCTGGACCCCGACAAAAAGGTCCTGTTGAACCGGGCTATCGACAACCTGTCCCGCTACCTCGAGAACGGGACCAACCTGAGCAGCTTCCACTTCAGGCCGCTGGCCGGAGAGCCAAAGCAAAAATCCACGCACGAGTTCAACCTCTGGTCGACGCAGAATGCCTGGCGGGGCTTCTGTCACTACGAGGAGGGCAAAAAGATCATCGTGGTGGACTCCATCGATGCAGGGATTGGGCACTGA